In a single window of the Pleurodeles waltl isolate 20211129_DDA chromosome 4_2, aPleWal1.hap1.20221129, whole genome shotgun sequence genome:
- the PIGC gene encoding phosphatidylinositol N-acetylglucosaminyltransferase subunit C: MGISLQEKHEQADMNSPREAAAVGWRKVLYEQQPFPDNYVDRRFLEELRKNIYVRRYSYWTVVFESAVVIQQLCSVVVFAVIWWYMDQGSLAPQWLFGASLASSLIGYILFDVVDHGAGRRENERTRWADLKSSLVFLAFTYGFSPVLKTLTESISTDTIYAMSVLMLLGHLIFFDYGANAAIVSSTLSLNMAIFASVCLASRLPKSLHTFVMVTFAIQIFALWPALQKKLKAHTPICHFIVTVIFALSATVGLLTISGVGALLVVLLLISVSFICPYYLICLQPFKDNIHGPWDEAEITEDLSRFLM, from the coding sequence ATGGGGATATCCTTGCAGGAGAAGCATGAGCAAGCAGACATGAACAGCCCCAGGGAGGCTGCAGCGGTGGGCTGGCGGAAAGTTCTGTACGAGCAGCAGCCGTTCCCAGATAACTATGTGGACCGGCGCTTCCTGGAGGAGCTGCGGAAGAACATCTATGTTCGGCGCTACAGCTACTGGACTGTGGTGTTTGAGTCAGCTGTTGTCATCCAGCAGCTCTGCAGTGTAGTTGTCTTTGCTGTCATCTGGTGGTACATGGACCAGGGTTCGCTGGCCCCACAGTGGCTCTTTGGAGCCAGCCTTGCTTCCTCACTGATTGGTTACATCTTGTTTGATGTGGTTGACCATGGCGCAGGCCGGCGAGAGAATGAACGCACCCGCTGGGCCGATCTAAAGAGCTCTTTGGTCTTCCTGGCCTTTACCTATGGCTTCTCCCCTGTATTAAAGACATTGACTGAGTCCATCAGTACAGATACCATCTATGCCATGTCCGTGCTTATGCTCCTTGGACACCTTATCTTCTTTGACTATGGGGCAAATGCTGCTATTGTATCCAGCACCCTCTCCTTGAACATGGCCATCTTTGCTTCTGTATGCCTAGCCTCCAGGCTGCCCAAGTCCTTACATACCTTTGTCATGGTGACCTTTGCCATTCAGATATTTGCACTCTGGCCTGCGCTTCAGAAGAAACTTAAGGCTCACACCCCTATCTGCCACTTTATTGTCACCGTGATCTTCGCACTCTCAGCCACAGTAGGGCTGCTGACTATCTCAGGTGTGGGGGCCTTGCTGGTTGTCTTGTTACTGATTTCTGTCTCCTTCATTTGCCCCTACTACCTCATCTGCTTGCAGCCCTTCAAGGACAACATCCATGGCCCATGGGACGAGGCTGAGATCACAGAAGATCTATCTAGGTTCCTGATGTAG